The Heterodontus francisci isolate sHetFra1 unplaced genomic scaffold, sHetFra1.hap1 HAP1_SCAFFOLD_319, whole genome shotgun sequence genome includes a window with the following:
- the LOC137366196 gene encoding scavenger receptor cysteine-rich type 1 protein M130-like, translating into MCSEHKELRLVNGKHRCEGRVEVFYNSTWGTVCLDKLDPLDAEVICKQLQCGLLKSIDYETKSFGEGSGPIWLNEIECMSHESTLWQCQSDPWGENKCEHRDDAGVVCTEAKITKEQPQRSKDCMRESDSAQWLRLFGGNNNCSGRVEILCNNIWGTVCDDSWDLTDANVVCRQLGCGPALLAPGGATFSQGDGVIWLDKVKCTGSESSLSDCPSSSRAQSDCDHKEDASVICSGVDVLPIAFPDISAEQGYKTTSILVAVCFGVLLICVLIALMAVIQKKSTRRGSVRNGKGSRDGLYQAIYEEIVNIPPGKDSSHIRRSVTDSIESLNQIEYYTSHSLGDTDPGSENPDGNSSSIQGLVPGDYDDVETGAIDAQTDHLLLDSGPDDLFTLTSSSGDLANLVYITQTRTDPGLPGPSIPEKNEDVHCDTFTMPDIPPPMGSDCMVQHVTSTSTR; encoded by the exons atgtgttcag agcacaaagagctgcggctggtgaatgggaagcatcgctgtgaggggagagtggaagtgttctacaatagcacctggggaacagtgtgcttggATAAACTTGATCCacttgatgcagaagtgatctgtaaacagttacagtGTGGTCTCTTAAAATCTATCGATTATGAGACAAAGTCATTTGGAGAAGgttccggacccatttggctcaaTGAAATTGAGTGTATGTCACACGAGTCGACCCTTTGGCAGTGCCAATCAGACCCGTGGGGTGAAAACAAATGTGAACACAGGGatgatgctggtgttgtttgtacag aagcaaaaataACTAAGGAGCAGCCCCAAAGATCAAAGGACTGCATGCGAGAATCAG attcgGCACAATGGTTGCGactgtttggaggtaacaacaactgctccgggagagtggagatattgtgcaataacatatggggcacggtgtgtgatgactcctgggatttaaccgatgccaatgttgtctgcagacagctgggttgtggccCCGCTTtattggccccaggaggggctaccttttcccagggtgacggtgttatctggctggataaggtgaagtgcactggaagcgagTCTTCCCTGtctgactgtccttcctcatcgcgtgctcaatctgactgtgaccacaaggaagatgccagtgtgatttgttctg gggTCGATGTGTTGCCAATTGCTTTCCCGGACATATCTGCAG aacagggatataaaactacttccatcctagtcgcGGTCTGCTTtggagtcctgctaatctgtgtgttgattGCACTGATGgcagttatacagaaaaagtcaaccagaagag GTTCTGTCAGGAACGGCAAGGGTTCACGGgatggtttgtaccaagcaatttatgaagagattgtgaATATTCCACCAGGCAAGGATTCCTCTCacatccggcgttcag ttactgattccattgagtccctcaatcagattgaatattacaccagccacagtttgggtgacacggatcctggatcagaaaatcctgacgggaactcctccagtattcagg GTCttgttccgggtgattatgatgatgttgagactggagccattgacgctCAGACtgatcacttgttgctggacagtgggcctgatgatctcttcacactgacaagttccAGCGGTGATCTTGCCAATCTTG TATACATCACTCAGACCCGCACTGACCCCGGTTTGCCgggtccctccattcctgaaaagaatgaggatgttcactgtgacacgttcacaatgcCAGACATTCCGCCGCCGATGGGCAGTGACTGTATGGTTCAACATGTCACGTCTACTTCAACCCG GTAA